A segment of the Bacillus pseudomycoides genome:
TTAAGGATAAAATAATTAAAAGTGGTAATTGTAACTCCCCCGTATGTGCTAAATATCCCGCATATGCTAACGTTGGCTCCCCTGGAAATGGAAGCGCGATATATTCTAACAGCAACCCTACAAGTACAACATAATAGCCGTATTGCTGAAATAGTTCATGAACCCATTCCATGTCGATCTCTCCTTTTCCCTCTTATCTACAGCATTCACCACGCACAAACTGTTACTATTATTGTATAAAAAAAATGTCGAAATAACTATCACAATAGCTTACATTTAGATTACATTTTTGTAAGGTTAATACTAAAATAACCCATATTCATGCAAATTCTCCTAATATCTATTATATATTTGCAAATTTTTTCATTTCTCCTCTATTATATACAAAAAAATTACGTTTTTCTCTTATTTTCGTACAGCTAACTTCAAAAAATCTTATTTATATTGAAAATGTAAAAGAGATTGCTATAAACTAGAATCATAATAATTATCAAGTGTTTAATTTCTTATTCTGTTTATAACCAAACTCACACACAATTGTGAGTGGCGGAATTTTGTAGAGTTTTCACTCTGTTTCGTTCGCCCGTTGTCCTTCATTGGATAGCGGGCGTTTTTTATTTGTAAAAGGAGGATTTTTTTATGGAGAAATTTAAGTTTTCATTATTAGTTTTATTAGGGGCCTGTAGCTATGGCGTACTTTCGACAATTTTCAAACTCGGCTTTATGAATGGTTTTTCTGCGCATGGGCTATTAGGTGGACAATATGTATTTGGCTGGATTGGACTTTTATTGCTTGTCCTTTTCTTCTCACGTCATAAAATCTCGAAAAAACAAGCATTTTCCTTATTGGCTGTTGGAGCAACAATGAGCATGACTGGGATTTTCTACGCTATTTCTGTAGAAGAATTACCTGCTTCCATCGCCGTTGTTCTACTCTTTCAATTTACATGGATTGGGGTAGTCATTGAAGCTATCGCGAACAAAACATTACCAAGCCGTGAAAAGATACTATCAATTATTATTTTATTTGCCGGCACATTATTTGCAGGTGGTGTGTTTGAAGGGCTTGGGCAAAGCTTCTCTACAAAAGGCATTATCTTTGGACTATTAGCTGCTGTCTCTTTTTCCTTTTATATTTTTGCAAGCGGACGCGTTGCTACCAATGTACCACCATATACGAAAAGCTTTCTGATGACAACAAGTGCTACACTTATCGTTTGCTTCATCTTTCCTCCAACCTTCTTAACTGATGGTGCCTTGCAAGCTGGATTATGGAAATATGCATTCTTCCTTGGATTCTTCGGTGTTGTTGTACCGGTCATTTGCTTCTCCATTGGTGTCCCAAAAGTAGGAACAGGACTTGGAACCATTTTAGGAGCTGCTGAGCTGCCAACAGCGATCATCGCTTCCATTACACTTGTTCATGAAGTCGTATCGCCATTGCAATGGCTCGGCATTGTTTGCATATTAGTTGGTATTTTTACACCACAATTTCTTACTGCACGCCAGGATAAGAAACGGAATATAGAACAAAGCGCTTAACAAAAAGAGCACACGATGTGCTCTTTTTACTTTAATGCCGCGTATAGCTTTTCTACCTCTTTTTCAATTGCTTTTACATCAATTCTTTCAAACAATGGCTGCACACCCTTCACTCGCTCTGGTAATGCACTTTCACATATCCAGCCCGTATTCGTAATTGCTAACATGTTCCGCACTCTTTCACTAGAAAACGGTAAAAACGGCTCAAGTAACTGCGACAGATTCACAATGAAATAGATGCAGGTGTAAATCGTCTCCTCACAAGCTGCAGGATCTTCTCCTCTTTGCTTCCACGGTGCCTGTTCATCAAAATACTTATTCGCAAAGCGCACTGTTTCAAAGATGGTTTCTAATGCTACTTTAAAACGAGCCTGTTCAATTGCACTCCCTACTTTGTTATATAATTCTTCTACCCTTTCTTTCAGTTCTATCTTTACATTTCCTTTCGGTACTACACCGTCATAGTATTTTTCAATAAACTTTAATGTTCGGTTTACAAAATTCCCATATGCACCTAAAAGCTCGCTGTTATGGCTATAAATAAATTCCCGCCAAGAAAAATCATTATCACGATTTTCAGGTGCATTCATCGTTAAGAAATAACGAATCGAATCTGGATCATAACGCTCTAATATATCCGGTACCCATACCGCCCAGTTTTTACTTGTCGATAATTTTCGTTTCTCAACCGTTAAATATTCGTTAGAAACGATATGACGCGGAATTGCCTTTTCTTCGATTCCAAGCAATACAGCTGGCCAAATAATAGAATGAAACGGGATGTTGTCCTTACCGTGCACATAATACGTCTTCGCACCGCTATCCCAAAACTCCACATCACCTTGCCCCGTTTCTTCAGCCCATCGTTTACTTGCTGAATAATAACCTGAAACTGCTTCAATCCACACGTAAATTTTCTTATCCTCATATCCTTTAACTGGAATTGGTACTCCAATTGGTAAATCCCGTGATACAGCCCTATCCTGTAATCCTTCTTGTAAGTAACGCTCCGTTAATTTAATGGCATTATCACGCCATGTTCCTTTTTGTTTTGCAGCCACTACTGCATCTTTAATCTGCTCTTGAAATTTATGCAACGCAAAGTAGAAATGCTCTGTCTCCTTAACCGCTGGCGTATTCCCACATAACTTACATTTCTTTTCTAATAAATCAAGCGGATCTAAAATGGCTGAGCATGCATCACATTGGTCCCCGCGTGCCGGTTCATGGCAATGCGGACAAACTCCCTCTACATATCGATCCGGCAAAAATTGAGTACATGTTTCGCAGTATGCTTGCTCAACTGTCTTTTTATAAATAAAACCTTCTTCTAACAAACGTAAGAAAATCTTTTGTACGGTCTCATGATGATGCTTTGTATCTGTACGCGTATAACAATCATACGTAAACCCAAGCCCTTTAAAACATTGCTCAAATTCTTCATGATAATAGTCTGC
Coding sequences within it:
- a CDS encoding DMT family transporter — its product is MEKFKFSLLVLLGACSYGVLSTIFKLGFMNGFSAHGLLGGQYVFGWIGLLLLVLFFSRHKISKKQAFSLLAVGATMSMTGIFYAISVEELPASIAVVLLFQFTWIGVVIEAIANKTLPSREKILSIIILFAGTLFAGGVFEGLGQSFSTKGIIFGLLAAVSFSFYIFASGRVATNVPPYTKSFLMTTSATLIVCFIFPPTFLTDGALQAGLWKYAFFLGFFGVVVPVICFSIGVPKVGTGLGTILGAAELPTAIIASITLVHEVVSPLQWLGIVCILVGIFTPQFLTARQDKKRNIEQSA
- the metG gene encoding methionine--tRNA ligase: MSIFIGGAWPYANGSLHLGHVAGLLPGDILARYYRAKGERVLYVSGSDCNGTPIAIRAKQEGVTAKEIADYYHEEFEQCFKGLGFTYDCYTRTDTKHHHETVQKIFLRLLEEGFIYKKTVEQAYCETCTQFLPDRYVEGVCPHCHEPARGDQCDACSAILDPLDLLEKKCKLCGNTPAVKETEHFYFALHKFQEQIKDAVVAAKQKGTWRDNAIKLTERYLQEGLQDRAVSRDLPIGVPIPVKGYEDKKIYVWIEAVSGYYSASKRWAEETGQGDVEFWDSGAKTYYVHGKDNIPFHSIIWPAVLLGIEEKAIPRHIVSNEYLTVEKRKLSTSKNWAVWVPDILERYDPDSIRYFLTMNAPENRDNDFSWREFIYSHNSELLGAYGNFVNRTLKFIEKYYDGVVPKGNVKIELKERVEELYNKVGSAIEQARFKVALETIFETVRFANKYFDEQAPWKQRGEDPAACEETIYTCIYFIVNLSQLLEPFLPFSSERVRNMLAITNTGWICESALPERVKGVQPLFERIDVKAIEKEVEKLYAALK